One Carya illinoinensis cultivar Pawnee chromosome 5, C.illinoinensisPawnee_v1, whole genome shotgun sequence genomic window, ctcttgccattagagcGAGAACTGAATACTTGATGGAGTTGACTTTTCACCAAATTAAAAATTCGAAACTCTGTGTAGGAATCTCAATTCTCTCCAACAAATACCGTTCTAATTCTAACTTACAATCCATCAAAGATATTGTATACTCTTTATGAAACTCTATCAAAAATTCTAAGGgatcatattatataacagTACTACTATTACTTCCCATTGATGCACTACATTCACCACTCTGAGTTTTGTTAGACACAGTTACACACTCAGCACCAAACTCTACATATTATTCGTACAAATATTCTATATCTATTTTGAGGAGTGCAACAAATTCATCAGCCCTCTTTTCGCCCAATGTTTTTTTAAACCAATACACTTGAGTAACTAATTTGAATCGTGGATCAAGAATGGTAGCAATAAATAACAactgatttattttttcaagatcaccccaatatttattatactttgtctttattctgaaagccattgaactcaaacgtcgattactattgtcacaaaaattattcaagtaTTTATAAATGGAAATAAGCTCTTGGACATAAAtatttgatgtgacatatagtgTACTAGAAATACGCAAGGTGGcactataaaatatttgaagaaacttcaAAAAGTTTCTTATGGTCTCCCAATCATCAGGCCCAAGAGCTCCTAGACCCTTTTTCCCAtatccattctcagataaataaACTCGTGAGTAAGGATCCTTATCAAGAAAAAGTTGGAAACCTTTTTGATACTTATCAGCTACGtccaacataagaaaagtcGAATTCTATCTAGTAGGCACGTCAAGACTCAAAAAACTAGAACATTGAACTTTTGACCTATCAACACAAGAATTGAAAATGGCAAGTCTTTGAGGAGAAGAGTTCACATACTTAATCAAATTCGGGACTCTTATAATTGACTCATCAACCTCTTTCAAACCTTTACTCACAACAAGATTTAATATATGTGTTGTATACCCCATGTGAATAAACTCGTGAGTTGCAATACAATCCGTACTTCCTATTTCTCTTGTTCTCAACTAATCAATAGCGAAGTCATTAGAAGTAGCATTGTCCACCGTAATTGTGAGAATTTtttcaatgccccaatcaagcatacactcctCCAACTCCCTCACAATCGTTGCCCCTCATGGTCGCTAATCCGAACAAATGAAATTATCCGTTTATGCAACTTTCAACTACTATCAATGAAATAAGCAGtcacacacatgtaattaatattttggatagaagtccaagtgtcggtggtcaggcatactctttgtttggtggtcaaaaatatttttttcaaactatcATTCTCTCTAAAAAATAGCCTCATACAATCATGCATTACGGTAAATCAAGAAGGAATAGAAAACGTAGGATCAAGGAATTTAACAAATTCCCGAAACCCTTCTCCCTCAACACATCTAAAGGGTAGCTCGTCCACTATCACCATCCTAGTAAGAGCAGCTCGGATTTTTTATCATTGTATTTAGTCATCCCTGAGGTCTTCTCCCTTTACTCTCTTCCACTTCTTGCTTCTGAGATCAAGAATGTTTGACTCTTGTCCAAGTTACTTTTATAGTTTTTGGGGCAAAGTTGGATGTGTATTTTCATGGCTGAAGTGCCTTACCTTTTGGAATGACATTTCTATTGCCTATGGCAATAATTACAAGTAGCTACAGGTTCTTCATGATCACAATCGAGAACTCTTGTGAAGTAGGATCATACCTAAGACCTATTTTTAGGATTTCTACTACTAGGTGGAGGGCGAGGGGTAGAAAGAAATGCACTAGGAGTGCCTATCGAAGAGTCTATTGGTCCGCTAGACTCATCGACTATTGGACTTGAAGCATCGATCGGCTGTTCTAGAGTTGGGATGCCAGGACAAGATCTAGCTGTGGATGTAGGAGTGCTTGTGTCTTCTATATCCATGATTTAAGAACTAAAACtgtaaaacacaaaaaataatttgggTTAAGACAATCCCAAAATGTTTAACATCAAAAGATCAGCACAACAATACAGAAACATTTACCAATCAGTTTTGCCTTTtggccaaaaaaacaaaacttctgaattatttattgatggGCCTTTCATAGGAAAAAGAAATCATAAATGAGGCCCATAATCATAAACaatagataaattttgtatttagaCCATTTCGAAAAGtagaaattgttttttattttttggtttcatACATCTCCTTTATGTCTATATTTTATCAATAACTAATGAACTCTGTTATTTTTGAGTGATGGGGAgaatatagtatttttatttcgaaaacttttcaaattcactaCCAAGTACCAAAcgaaaaaagattataaaataaaaaataaatttattctcgTGAAAAATGGCATTGGATGaagttattattttccttttttctttcatcatGTCATCGGCAAGGACCAATAAGTAAAaatgcactacaagaaaattaaatttgagctTTTTCTTCCACAGTGTCATCGGCAAGGCCAGTTCTACTTTAAGTGTGTATGGGTATGTATAAACTACAACAGTAAAGGAAGGTGGAGatccattattttaatttgagctctacactacaagaaaaataacttattgAAGTGATAGAAAAACCAACCAAAACCCATATAATTTGTCTATTcaagtgaaagaaaaatgaacaaaaacttaccaaaagagagagaagccaTTCGGGGAGGGGAAGTGACACCGTGTGATGGCCCAGGAAGTGACGCTGCGACTGCGTGAGGGAGAGGGTGGGTGATGGCACATGTTAGTATGAGGGTGGGCGACGACAAGCTAGGGTTTGTGTATATTGAAAAATCTAAATTCGCTGATTCGGAAACTGGGTCTGGGAGTGGGGACTCGGGGAGTGGACTATGGGGAGAAAATAAATGTTGAGCAGCTTTTAGCAATTCAAGGGGCCAAAATGGCATTGTTTTGGTGTATGGGGGGCTGGGTTTTGGTTGCCTGTAGGAGTGGCCCAGTGGGTAGCAGGCTGGCCTGCCTGGCCTGCTTCCATTATGATTTTtggctttttaatttttatattcataAATCCTAAACTAAAccctaaaatattaaattaaattttaattttaaagtttgtTATCAACTTTTCAATTATCGttctatttatgatttttataattatagttTTTTCCATCACTCAATTTAATTGTTAGTATTGATTAATGAAAGTTATTAATCTTGTAGTTGTACAATAGTATTGATTATTGATAATTACATGCTATAGTCTATGCTCTATAGGCCTGTACTATTGCGATTAATAACgtgtaatactaatttataatagctaaagtataataactagtattatatattagtataatagtatTGCAAATTTACATGCCGTGGTAAATTACTAAGTTTATAGATTATTAgtgtttatatattattattaaatgttattctaaattagtattacaagttattaaatttgtttattataCATCAGTAAATGTTTACATATGTCATACACTATTACTAGTCAATTTAGtttacttatatagttatattatagtataaatatattatctaGGAACAATAAATAGTTAATACTattattgaaattaaataactatataagttaagttatacttatacttatatagaatatatataatgaatgttTTATTAGTCATACactattattagtcaatttagtctACTTATATTATTTAGGAAAAATACTAGgttataataattaacccaTGAGACCATGctaatatattattgaatttaactaacgACGTTACTGTATAAGATATAGTAACataaaatctatattaatataatcaatactttagttattataaattagtattacatgttattataaatttattatttatatattagtgtttatccattagtgttacatgttgttatacattagtattacaatgttacatgttattatgcattttagtatttatacattattattacatgtaacacacatatttatacattattagtTTAGTTTTACTGTGTTACATGGTAGTAATATTGAAACATCATGAGCCATGATGTGATGTTtccatatactaaactattattagttaatttaatctatatattatagtataaatatattatttcataataaTTAACCCATGTAGCtatgctagtatattattgaatttacaatatatatatatatattatgtgggCAAGGAATGTCGAGTATTCTCTCAACTGCTTTCTTCTTTTAGAAAGCGACTGAGGAGGAGCAGTTAGTATTCTTCCTCGATTGAGGAAGGAGTGTTGATCTCTGTTTGCGAGTGTAAGCAGAGGAGTGCGATGGAAGACATGGAGGAAGTATGGAGGAGATTGAAGCTGAATGATGAGGAGGATGGACCGATTGAAATACAGCATTCTGATTCGAGTATATTGAATCTGAAGAGTGAACGAAGTCTGGTTGGGAAGGTGATTTCAATGCGTCGGATTGGGAAGGAAGTTATCAGATCTATGATGGAGAGAATTTGGAAGGTAGGAAAACCAGTGGAATTCCAGGAGATTGGAAGTAACTGCTATGTTATAACATTTGTAACTCGGAAAGACAAGGTGAGAGTTCTTGATGGTTGTCCTTGGCTGTTTGATAATCATTTATTTgttctaaaagaatttgaaggtaAAGTGCAACCTAATCTGTTTGACTTTGATCATGCTTGCCTATGGGTGCAAATGTTAAATTTACCTTTGAATTATATGACAAAAAGGATGGGAGAGGAGATAGGAAAATCGATAGGGAAGGTTGTGGAGGTGGATGTGCAGGAAGATGGCTCGGCTTGGGGGAGATGCTTAAGAGTTAAGGTGGAGTGTGATCTTAAAAAACCTATAGCTCGAGGAAGGACAATTATAGTGGATGGTAGGAGAAGCTGGGTGCCTTTTCAATATGAGAAGCTACCTAGTGTCACCACCTAGAAATTCTAGAGAATTCCCTAgccttctagaagcctcctagtcctttgtattcttgtggaattgtgtggagtGTTCTAGAAGGGGTGTTATAGACaatttagagtagtgttctagaaagggcattgtagacaattctagagtagcaATCTAGAAacttctttacccttggattgatgacaagtgtcacaatcctaaccattctttgtaccaagagttccctataaatagaggggctctcatttgtatagatcaccaagcaataagagaaacaagttctctagagcatctctctctatcttctctctctagtttgttctctattgtcttgagtcctttaaaaggcttacttaggagttttgtgggagagaaagcctcctaaggccgcacgggtcgagtgaagaaattctaagtccgtgacagttggtatcagagccaaccaagttaggatggcggatccaagtgagatcaccatggaggtccaggagacaagaaagagcaagaggtcgaaggactcaagctcatctatggagtctcgtctcgatgggatcgagagggtcatggccaagatattggccaagatcGAGGAATGGGATCAGTCTCATAGGGAGGTGAGCACCCTCGACAACACGGTGACCAGGATGGAGGTGGCGGTAGCGGATGTCAGGGACCGACTTGACATCGTGGAGCAAGGTAtggaggagctaggattggagggacaatCCGAATCGCTCAAGGAGTCCATTCTAAGCACCATCCACCCTACCATCGAAGCACAACGTGTTGAGAACGTTGCTTTCCAAGACCGGGTCTTGGGGGAGCTAACGAAACTCCAAGGGCAAATGGAGGAATACCGCGTCGGTCTAGAGGAGACCAAGGCGGATTGGGCTATATGCAAGCGTGCAGTGGCCAATGGGGGCGTCGTCGGAGCTGGGATGATggcgacaccaagggtggatacccccaaaccaaaagagttcgatggcaagcgggatgccaaagaacttgacaactacatgtggcacatggagcgctactttgaagctttgaacatgcaagacgagcgtgtcaaggtacgtactgcttccctctatcttactaatcttgctggtacttggtggcgtcgtaagcatagtgagatagagaagggtacttgctccattgattcttgggaagagttcaagcgtgAACTCAAGAGGCAATTCTATCCCGAGAATGTGGCTATTCATgcgcggaagagaatgaaggagttgaagcacacttcttctatccgcaactatgttgaagaattttctgccctcatgcttcaaattacaaacatgagtgaagaagatctcctcttcaacttcacCGATGGTCTCAAGTCTTGGgtggctcaagaactcaagcgtcgtggagtcaacgacatctccaccgccCTGACCGTGGCGGAAACCTTGGAAGAATTTGAGTATCATAAGAGTGACAACTCTTCAAGGCCCAAATCTCCAAAGGATGATCACCGTAAGGGTGGGGGAGCGAAGGGGTTCAAGCCACAGTACAAAGACCGTGGagacaagccttcaacatcaaaggagggcaagaaGGACAACTCCAAAGATaagaagccaaaggatgcttgcttcctttgtaaCGGACCACATTGGACTAGAGATTGTCCCAAGAGGGAGGCCCTCAACGCTatgttggaggagaaggaagttcaagagaagtcgcacctggggtgtctacaacttctcaactccctAAAGGCAAGCACAAAGACAACCACTAAAGATAGGTCTTTGTTGTTTGTAGAGGTGCTCGTTaatgggaagaagagtcacGCCATGGTCGACTCAGGAGCTTCTCATAACTTTATTAAGAAGGAAGAAGCCACACGGCTAGGAATTCCtcttaagaagggtcaaggatggctgaagactgtgaattctgaagccaaaccccttgatggcgtagctcacggggtggagctacaacttggcactTGGAGAGGCATGGTGAATTTCTCTGTCGCTCCCATGAATGACTTCAACGTCGTATtggggatggaattcttgagacaattcaatgtagtgtctcttccccACTACAACTCGGTGTGTATCTTGGAGGGCGGTCCATGCATGGTACCCACCgtgtccaagccaaacaccacccagcttctatccgccatgcaattcaagaaaggatggaagaagggcgaggtgtcgtacttggcttctatggaggaaaatgaagtgaagatttcctcc contains:
- the LOC122310273 gene encoding uncharacterized protein LOC122310273 — protein: MEDMEEVWRRLKLNDEEDGPIEIQHSDSSILNLKSERSLVGKVISMRRIGKEVIRSMMERIWKVGKPVEFQEIGSNCYVITFVTRKDKVRVLDGCPWLFDNHLFVLKEFEGKVQPNLFDFDHACLWVQMLNLPLNYMTKRMGEEIGKSIGKVVEVDVQEDGSAWGRCLRVKVECDLKKPIARGRTIIVDGRRSWVPFQYEKLPSVTT